The DNA segment TCGGGCAGGACGTCAACGAATCCGTCACCCACTCGGTGTGGAGCTCCTTCTTCCAGGACGTCCGCTTCACGCCCTCGCTCGCCCAGCGCCGGCTGGTGGAGTCGGGCCGGCTCGGCCGCAAGAGCGGTCAGGGCTGGTTCGACTACGCCGAGGACGCCGAGCGTCCCGAGCCGCACACCGCCGAGAAGGAGAAGCCCCCGGCGCACGTCACCGTCGAGGGCGATCTCGGCCCGGCCGCCGGGCTGCTCCCGCTGATCCGCGAGGCGGGCATCGCCGTCCACGAGGAGGGCGAGGACCAGGGCAGCCGGCTGGCCCTGCCGAGCGGCGGCCAACTGGTCCTCGCCGACGGCCAGACCGCCGTGGAGTTCCGGGACGTCGTCTACTTCGACCTCGCCCTCGACTACCGCGCCGCCACCCGGATCGCGCTCTCCGCCTCCCAGGACACCTCGCCGCGCACCCTCGCCGAGGCCATCGGCCTCTTCCAGGCGCTCGGCAAGGACGTCAGCGTCATCGGGGACGTGCCCGGCATGATCGTCGCCCGCGCGGTCGCCCGCATCGTCGACCTCGCGCACGACGCCGTCGCCAAGGGCGTGGCCACCGAGGAGGACATCGACACCGCGATGCGCCTGGGCGTCAACTACCCCCTCGGGCCCTTCGAGTGGAGCCGCAGGCTCGGCCGGAGCTGGGCGTACGAGCTGCTGGACGACCTGCACCTGCGCGACCCCTCCGGCCGGTACGCGCCGTCCCTCGCGCTCTACCGCCACGCGTACGCCACCGACAAGCGGGAGGGCACCTCATGACCACCGCCAGGCGCGACACGTACACCCCCGAGACCCTGCTCTCGGTCGCCGTGGGGGTGTTCAACGAGCGCGGCTACGACGGCACCTCCATGGAGCACCTCTCCCGGGCCGCGGGCATCTCCAAGTCCTCGATCTACCACCACGTCAGCGGCAAGGAGGAACTGCTGCGCCGGGCCGTCAGCCGGGCGCTGGACGGGCTGTTCGCCATCCTCGACGAGGAGCACGCGCGCGTGGGGCGGCCGGTGGACCGGCTGGAGCACGTCGTACGGCGCATGGTCGAGGTGCTCATAGCCGAGCTGCCCTACGTGACGCTGCTGCTGCGCGTCCGGGGCAACACCGAGGCGGAGCGGTGGGCGCTGGAGCGGCGCCGGGACTTCGACCACCGGGTGGCCGCCCTGCTGCGGGCGGCCGCCGAGGACGGGGACGTGCGGGGGGACGTGGAGGTCCGGCTGGCGACCCGGCTGGTCTTCGGAATGATCAACTCCATCGTGGAGTGGTACCGGCCCGAGACGGGCGGGGCCGGCGGGCGCGAGGTGGCCGACGCGGTGGTGCGGCTGGTCTTCGCCGGGCTCCGTGAGGAGTAGAGGTCACGCGTCCGGCTCCAGGTCCTCCTCCTCGAACACCAGCAGCGTGCGGGTGCCGAGCACCTCGGGGATCGACTGGAGCCGGGTGAGCACCAGCTCGCGCAGCGCCCTGTTGTCCGGCGTGTGCACCAGCAGCAGCACGTCGAAGTCGCCGCCGACCAGCGCCATGTGGGATGCGCCGGGCAGGCGGCGAAGCTGTTCCCGGACCGTGCGCCAGGTGTTCTGGACGATGTTGAGCGTGATGTACGCCGAGGTGCCGTGCCCGGCCCGCTCGTGGTCGACCCGGGCGCCGAAGCCCCGGATCACCCCGTCCTCCACCAGTCGGTTGATCCGCGCGTAGGCGTTGGCGCGGGAGACGTGGACCCGCTCGGCGACCGACCGTATCGAGGCGCGGCCGTCCGCCTGGAGGATCTTGAGGATGTCCTGATCTATGGCATCCAGCGGGCGGGGCGGGGGTGCGCCATGCGCCTCCGCCGCCTGGGCCATTTGTTCAGGCGTCATGTCCCCCCGCTTCATCGCCGTGGACGTCCTGCATTCATTCCAGGCTGTGCAAAACCGTTTGTCCACAGCCTGAGGGGGCCAGTAGCCAAAATGCGCCGACGACCGAACAATCGGTAGGTGAGACGGGTCACAGCCGACCCGCCTCTCGTAGCCGCTCCCACGAGGAGGTGCCGTCATGACGGTCATGGAGCAGCAGGGCGCGTACCGGCCATCGCCGCCGCCCGCCTGGCAGCCCCGCACGGACCCCGCGCCGCTGCTGCCCGACGCCGAGCCCCATCGCGTCCTCGGCACCGGCGCGGCCGCCGATGCCGACCCGGACCTGCTGCGCCGGCTCTACGCCCAGGTGGTCCGCGGCCGTCGCTACAACACGCAGGCGACCGCGCTCACCAAACAGGGCCGGCTCGCCGTGTACCCCTCCAGCACGGGACAGGAGGCGAGCGAGGTCGCCGCCGCCCTGGCCCTGGAGGAGCGCGACTGGCTCTTCCCCAGCTACCGCGACACCCTCGCGGTGGTCGCCCGGGGCGTCGACCCGGTGGAGACGCTCACCCTGCTGCGCGGCGACTGGCACACCGGCTACGACCCGCACACCCACCGCGTGGCCCCGCTCAGCACCCCGCTCGCCACCCAGTTGCCGCACGCGGTGGGCCTCGCGCACGCCGCGCGGCTCAAGGGGGACGACGTGGTCGCGCTCGCCATGGTCGGCGACGGCGGCACCAGCGAGGGCGACTTCCACGAGGCGCTGAACTTCGCCGCCGTCTGGCAGGCCCCGGTCGTCTTCCTGGTGCAGAACAACGGCTTCGCGATCTCCGTCCCGCTCGCCAAGCAGACCGCCGCGCCCTCCCTCGCCCACAAGGCGGTCGGGTACGGCATGCCGGGCCGCCTGGTCGACGGCAACGACGCGGTCGCGGTGCACGAGGTGCTCAGCGAGGCGGTACGACGCGCCCGCGCGGGCGGCGGCCCGACCCTGGTCGAGGCGGTGACCTACCGCGTGGAGGCCCACACCAACGCCGACGACGCGACCCGCTACCGCGAGGACGACGAGGTCGAGGCGTGGCGGCGGCACGACCCGGTCCAGCTGCTGGAACGCGAGCTGACCGCACGCGGGCTGCTGGACGAGGAGGCGATCGACGCGGTCCGGCAGGACGCCGAGGCGATGGCCGCCGACCTGCGCGAACGCATGAACCAGGACCCCCGGCTCGACCCGATGGACCTCTTCGACCACGTGTACGCCGAGCCCACCGCGCAGCTCCGCGAGCAGCGCGCGCTGCTCGGGACCGAGCTGGCCGCCGAACAGGACGACCAGGAAGGCGACCCGCGATGACCACCGTCGCCGTCAAGCCCGCCACCATGGCGCAGGCCCTCACCCGCGCGATGCGCGACGCGATGGCCGCCGACCCCGCCGTCCATGTCATGGGCGAGGACGTCGGCACCCTCGGCGGTGTCTTCCGGGTCACCGACGGGCTCGCCGCCGAGTTCGGCGAGGACCGCTGCACGGACACCCCGCTGGCCGAGGCGGGCATCCTCGGCGCCGCCGTCGGCATGGCCATGTACGGCCTCAGGCCCGTGGTGGAGATGCAGTTCGACGCGTTCGCCTACCCGGCGTTCGAGCAGCTGGTCAGCCATGTCTCCCGGATGCGCAACCGCACCCGGGGCCGTATGCCCCTGCCGATCACGGTCCGTGTCCCCTACGGCGGCGGCATCGGCGGCGTCGAGCACCACAGCGACTCCTCCGAGGCGTACTACATGGCCACCCCCGGCCTGCACGTCGTCACCCCGGCCACGGTCGCCGACGCCTACGGGCTGCTGCGGCAGGCCATCGCCTCCGACGACCCCGTGGTGTTCCTGGAGCCCAAGCGGCTCTACTGGTCCAAGGACACCTGGAACGCCGACCACCCCACCGAGGTGGAGCCCATCGGGCGCGCGGTCGTCCGGCGCCCCGGCACCAGCGCCACCCTGATCACCTACGGCCCGTCCCTCCCGGTGTGCATGGAGGCCGCCGAGGCCGCCCGCGCCGAGGGCTGGGACCTGGAGGTCGTCGACCTGCGCTCGCTGGTGCCCTTCGACGACGAGACGGTCTGCGCCTCCGTCCGGCGCACCGGCCGCGCGGTCGTCGTGCACGAGTCGACCGGGTTCGGCGGTCCCGGCGGCGAGATCGCGGCCCGGATCACCGAGCGCTGCTTCCACCATCTGGAGGCACCGGTGCTGCGCGTGGCCGGGTTCGACCTGCCCTACCCGCCGCCGATGCTGGAGCGGCACCACCTGCCCGGTGTCGACCGTGTGCTGGACGCGGTGGCCCGCCTCCAGTGGGAGGCGGAGAACTGATGGCACAGGTACTGGAGTTCAAGCTGCCCGACCTCGGCGAGGGGCTCACCGAGGCGGAGATCGTGCGCTGGCTGGTGGCCGTCGGTGACGTGGTCGCCATCGACCAGCCGGTCGTCGAGGTCGAGACGGCCAAGGCGATGGTGGAGGTCCCCTGCCCCTACGGCGGTGTGGTCACCGCCCGCTACGGCGAGGAGGGCACCGAACTGCCCGTCGGCGCACCCCTGATCACCGTCGCGGTCGGCTCCCCCGATGCCGCCGCCGTAGGACCGGCGGGAGAGCCCGCCGCCGAGGCCGAGGGCTCGGGCAACGTCCTGGTCGGCTACGGCACCCAGGCCCCCGCCCGCCGCCGGCGCCGGGTACGCACCCAGCTCACGGTGGCCAACGGCACCGCACCGGCCGCCCCGGCACCCGCGCCCGCACCCACCCTCACCCCGGAGCCGGCCGCTCCGGAATCCCTCGCCCCCCAAGGGCCAGTCCCCGTCATCTCCCCCCTCGTCCGCAAGCTCGCCCGGGACAACGGCGTCGACCTGCACGCCCTGCGCGGCACCGGCCCCGACGGCCTCATCCTGCGCGCGGACGTCGAAGCGGCCCTCCGCGTCGAAGCCACCGCACCCCCGACCACCGCACCCCCCACCGCAGCCTCCGAAGGCACCCGCATCCCCCTCAAGGGCGTGCGCGGGGCCGTCGCCGAGAAGCTGAGCCGGAGCCGCCGGGAGATCCCGGACGCCACCTGCTGGGTCGACGCCGACGCGACCGAACTCCTGCGCGCGCGGGCCGCGATGAACGCGACCGGGGCACCGAAGATCTCCCTGGTCGCCCTGCTCGCCCGTATCTGTGCTGCCGCCCTCGCCCGGTTCCCGGAGCTGAACTCCTACGTCGACACCGAGGCCCGCGAGGTCGTCCAACTGCCCGGTGTGCACCTGGGGTTCGCCGCGCAGACCGAGCGCGGACTGGTCGTGCCGGTCGTCCGGGACGCGCATACGCGGGACGCCGAGTCGCTCACCGCCGAGTTCGCCCGCCTCACCGAGGCCGCCCGCGCCGGACGGCTGACGCCGGGTGAACTCACCGGGGGCACCTTCACGCTGAACAACTACGGCGTCTTCGGGGTCGACGGCTCCACCCCCATCATCAACCACCCCGAGGCCGCGATGCTCGGCGTCGGCCGCATCGTCCCCAAGCCGTGGGTGCACGAGGGCGAACTGGCCGTGCGCCAGGTCGTGCAGCTCTCGCTCACCTTCGACCACCGGGTCTGCGACGGCGGCACGGCGGGCGGCTTCCTGAGGTACGTGGCGGACTGCGTGGAGCAGCCCGCCGTACTGCTGCGCACCGTGTGACAGCGGCCGGCCGGTTCCGCCGGGCGGGGTCCGCCCCCGAGTGCCGACCGGCCATACTCGAAGGGTGACCGACAACGCCCCGGCCGGCCCCCCGTCGCCCGCATCCCCCGAGACCAGCGGGTCCGGCCCGGGGGCCGGTGCCCCGTACGACGCCGTCGTGCTGGCCGGAGGCGGGGCGCGGCGGCTCGGCGGGGCCGACAAGCCCGGCGTCCGGGTCGGCGGCCGGGCGCTGCTGGACCGGGTGCTGGCGGCCTGCGCCGACGCGGCCACCACCGTCGTCGTGGCCGACCCCCGGGCCACCGCCCGGCCGGTGCGCTGGGCACGGGAGGAGCCGGCCGGCGGCGGACCCGTCGCCGCGCTCGACGCGGGGCTGCGGCTCACCACGGCGGAGTACGCGGTGGTGCTCTCCGCCGACCTGCCGTTCCTCGGCGCGGACACCGTGCACCGGCTGCTGGCCGCCCTGCGGGACAGCGACGCCGACGGGGCGATGCTCACCGACGACGACGGCCGCGACCAGCCGCTGGTGGCCGCGTACCGCACCGCCTCCCTGCGCGGCGCCCTCGCCGCCCTCGCCACCGGCCAGGCCGAGCACACCGGCCAGGCTGAGCACACCGGCCGGGCCAAGCACACCGGCCAGGCCGAGCACACCGACAAGGCCAAGCGCGCCGACAAGGCCGAGCACGCAGCGCACACCGGCCGAGGCACCCTCACCGGCCTGCCCCTGCGCCGCCTGACCGGCGCCCTGCGCCTGACGCGCCTCATCGACCCGCTCGCCTCCTTCGACTGCGACACCTGGGAAGACATCGCCCACGCCAGGGCACGGATCAGGGAGCATGGGCACGTGCTGAACGAATGGATCACCGCAGTCAAGAACGAGCTGGGCATCGAGCTCGACGTCGACACCCGCGTCCTGCTGGACGCCGCCCGTGACGTCGCCCACGGTGTGGCCCGCCCCGCCGCCCCGCTCACCACCTTCCTCATCGGCTACGCCGCCGCTCAGGGCAAGGGCGACGCCGAGTCCATCGCCGAGGCGTCCGCGAAGGTCGCCGACCTCGCCATCCGCTGGGAAGCCGAGCACAGCGGGGGCGGGTCCGCCCCGGACGCCGGATGACCGCCTCCGGCACCCATACCGGACCGCCCGCCGGGCCCGGTGACGCCTCCGCCCTCGACGACCTCGACGTGGAGGAAGCCCTGGCCCTCGTCCGCGCACCCGGAAACGACCGGACAGGCCGGACGGACCGGGCAGACCGGCTGGAGAAGGCGGCCCGACCCGACCGGACCGACCGGACCGGCCGGACGGCCCCCGCCCACCTCCACGACCACGCCACCTCCTGGCCCGAGGCCCGCGAGATCGCCGCCCTGGCCGCCCGCCGGGCCACGAAGCGCCCCGCCGCCTCCGTCGCCCTGGCCGACGCCCTCGGCCTGGTCCTCGCCGCCCCCCTGGAAGCGCTCAGCGACCTGCCCTCCTTCGACACCTCCGCCATGGACGGCTGGGCGGTGGCCGGCCCAGGTCCCTGGCGGGTCCGCGACGGCGGCGTGCTCGCCGGCCACGCGCTCCCCGAGCCGCTCACCGACGGCGAGGCGGTCCGGATCGCCACCGGCGCCCGCGTCCCCACCGGCGTCACCGCCGTCCTGCGCAGCGAGCACGGCCGCACCGGCCCCCAGGACCGGCTGCACGCCACGGGCGAGACGAGCCACGGCCAGGACATCCGCCCGCGCGGCCAGGAGTGCCGGCGCGGTGACCAGCTGCTGCCCACCGGCACCCTGGTCACCCCGGCCGTGCTGGGCCTCGCCGCGGCGGCCGGGTACGACACCCTCGCCGTGGTCCCGCGCCCGCGTGCCGAGATCCTCGTCCTCGGCGACGAACTCCTCACGGAGGGGCTGCCGCACGACGGGCTGATCCGGGACGCGCTCGGCCCGATGCTGGCGCCCTGGCTGCGCGTGCTCGGCGCCGAGGTCGTCGCCGTCCGCAGGCTCGGCGACGACGCCAAGGCGCTGCGCAGGGCGATCACCACCTCCCGCGCCGACCTGATCGTCACCACCGGAGGCACCGCCGGCGGACCCGTGGACCACGTCCACCCCACGCTGGAGCGGATCGGCGCCGAACTCCTCGTCGACGGCGTCGCGGTGCGCCCCGGCCACCCCATGCTGCTGGCCCGTACCAAGGCGGACCAGCACCTCGTCGGGCTGCCCGGCAACCCACTCGCGGCCGTCTCCGGGCTGCTCACCCTGGCCGAGCCGCTGCTGCGGGCGCTGGCCGCCCACCCGGCGCCCGAGCCGTACCGGATGCCACTGAGGGAAGCGGTGCAGGGACACGCGCACGACACCCGGCTCGTCCCCGTGGCGCTGCGCGGGGAGTGGGCCGTGCCGCTGCACTACAGCGGGCCCGCCATGCTGCGCGGGATCGCCACCGCCGACGCGCTCGCCGTCGTCCCGCCGGGCGGGGCGGCGCAGGGCGCCGGACTGGAATTGCTGGACCTGCCGTGGGACACGGCCGGAATCGGAGTGTGTTTCACGTGAAACTTCCGGGCCACGACGCCATAGCCCGCCAGGCCGGCGAACATCTGGTGCCCTCCCGGGTGAAGCTCCCGAGGAAGGCCGTGGAACGCCCCATCCGCCAGGTCGCCAAGCGCCTGGTGATGGCGCTGCTGGTGCTGGTCGCCACCGCGTTCGTCGTCTACGCGGACCGCAGCGGCTACCACGACAACTCCGACGGTCCCGTCGACCTGCTCGACGCGTTCTACTACGCGACGGTCACCCTCTCCACCACCGGGTACGGCGACATCACCCCGGTCAGCGACGGTGCCCGGCTCATCAACATTCTCGTCATCACCCCGTTGCGCGTGCTCTTCCTGATCATCCTGGTCGGCACCACGCTGGAGGTCCTCACCGAACGCACCCGTGAGGAATGGCGGCTCAATCGCTGGAGGTCCACCTTGCGCGACCACACCGTGGTCATCGGCTTCGGCACGAAGGGGCGTTCGGCGATCCAGACCGTCTGCGCGACCGGACTGAAGAAGGAACAGGTCGTCGTGGTCGACCCCAGTTCCAAGGCGATCGAGGCGGCCACCGCCGAGGGATACGCGGGCGTGACCGGCGACGCGACCCGCAGTGAGGTGCTGCGCCGCGCGGAGCTGCACAAGGCCCGGCAGATCATCATCGCCCCGCAGCGCGACGACACCGCCGTGCTGGTCGCCCTGACGGCTCGCCAGCTCAACCGGGGCGCGAAGATCGTGGCCTGTGTCCGCGAGGAGGAGAACGCCCCGCTGCTCAAGCAGTCCGGCGCGGACGCGGTCATCACCAGCTCCGGCGCGGCGGGCCGGCTGCTCGGTCTCTCCGTGCTCAGCCCCGCCGCCGGCATGGTGATGGAGGACCTGATCCAGCAGGGCAGTGGCCTGGACATCGTCGACCGCCCGGTGGTCCGCGCCGAGGTGGGCCGCCGTCCGCGCGACACGGAGGACCTCGTGGTCAGCGTCGTACGCGGGCACCGGGTGCTGGGCTATGACGACCCGTCCGTCGGGGAGTTGCAGCTCACCGACCGGCTGATCACCATCGTCCGGGCCAGCCCCACCGCGCATGTCGCCCCGCACGCGCGTCCACTGCCGGGCGACTGAGCGGGCCGCCGGGCCTGTGGCGCGGTCGGGGAGTAGCGTCGCGGGCATGCATGCGATCACGATTTCCGAACCCGGCGGGCCCGAGAACCTGACCTGGACCGAGGTGCCCGACCCGGTGCCCGGCGAGGGCGAGGTGCTGGTCGAGGTGGTGGCCAGCGCCGTCAACCGGGCCGACATCATGCAGCGCCAGGGCTACTACGACCCGCCGCCCGGCGCCTCCGCCTACCCCGGTCTGGAGTGCTCCGGCCGGATCGCCGCGCTCGGCCCCGGTGTCTCCGGCTGGTCCGTGGGCGACGAGGTGTGCGCGCTGCTCTCGGGCGGCGGTTACGCGCAGAAGGTCGTCGTCCCGGCCGGGCAGCTGCTGCCGGTGCCCGAGGGCGTCGACCTCAAGCAGGCGGCCGCGCTGCCCGAGGTGGCCTGCACGGTCTGGTCCAACGTCTTCATGCTGGCCCACCTCCGGCCCGGCGAACTGCTGCTGGTGCACGGCGGTTCCAGCGGTATCGGAACCATGGCGATCCAGCTGGCCAAGGCCATCGGGGCGCGGGTCGCGGTGACCGCCGGGACCAAGGAGAAGCTGGACTTCTGCGCCGAGCTGGGCGCGGACATCCTGATCAACTACCGCGACCAGGACTTCGTGGCCGAGGTCGCGCGGGCCACGGACGGCAAGGGCGCCGACGTCATCCTCGACAACATGGGCGCCAAGTACCTGGACCGGAACGTGGAGACGCTGGCCGTCAACGGGCGCCTGATGATCATCGGGATGCAGGGCGGCACCAAGGGCGAGCTGAACATCGGCCTGCTGCTGGGCAAGCGCGGCGCGGTCAGCGCGACCTCGCTGCGGGCCCGCCCGCTGAGCGAGAAGGCGGCCATCGTGGCGGCGGTGCGCGAGCACGTGTGGCCGCTGATCGCATCGGGCGTCGTACGTCCCGTCGTCGACCGTGAGGTGCCGATGACGGACGCGGCCGAGGGGCACCGGGTGGTGGAGGGCAGCGGCCACATCGGCAAGGTGCTGCTGGTCACGCCGAGCGCCTGACCCCGGAGCGCCCGTCAGGTGCTGCGCAGCCGCAGGCCCAGCCGCGCCATGGCGAGACCGAGGCCCAGCAGCACCAGCCCGCTGCCCAGGGGGAGGACGCGCGGCGCCCGCGCCGCGGTGCTCTCCCCCTGGCGTACGGCGGCGGGCCGGGAGGCCGGGGCGGACGTGGCGGTCGGCGTGGGCGCGGCGGGGCTGTCGGCGGTCTCCGGCTCCTCCAGGTAGGCGGCCTCGGGTGTGGCGGGCGTGGCGCTGCCCGACGGGTCCTGGGCCGGGTCGGGCGGATCGGGCCGGCCCGGCCGCATCCGTCCTTCCCCGCCCCGGCTCCCGGCCCGCGCCGGCTTGGAGACGGTCGGGGACGGCGAGGCGGTGTCGGCGGCGTTCCGGGCCCGTACGGCGGGGGCGGAGAAGCGACCGGAGGGGGTGGGGGAACCCGGCGGACCGCTCTCCGCGCCGTACGCGGCCGTGGTGCAGACGGGCGCGGCCGTCGCCGCCAGGACGAGCAGCACCCGCACCAGGCGGAGCGTGAGTCGCAGCCATGGAGTCACGTCGGTGACCTCCGGGGAAATGCCGGGGCAGAAGGAATCCAGCCTCACATTCCACGGCTCACCTGGCATTCCGGGCTGGGCCGTCGGGGGCGGGACGCCGGATCACCGGCATGCGGGGGTGCGGCGGTGAGGGGGTGGGCGGGTGCGAGAGAATGACGGCATGGAGATGCCGAGGAACGAACGGTCGCCCGAGAACCCCCAGATCCTCGTCGTGGGCCAGGACGGGATGGCGCTCGGTGGCGGCACGGACGAGGGTTCCCGCGAGATCCCGGTGACGGACCAGGTGGAGCAGCCGGCGAAGGTCATGCGGATCGGCAGCATGATCAAGCAGCTGCTGGAGGAGGTGCGCGCCGCTCCTCTGGACGAGGCGAGCCGGGTCCGGCTGAAGGAGATCCACGCCAGCTCGGTCAAGGAGCTGGAGGACGGCCTCGCGCCCGAGCTGGTGGCGGAGCTGGAGCGGCTCTCGCTGCCCTTCACCGACGAGGCGACGCCGAGTGACGCGGAGTTGCGGATCGCCCAGGCCCAGCTGGTCGGCTGGCTGGAGGGCCTCTTCCACGGCATCCAGACCACGCTGTTCGCCCAGCAGATGGCCGCCCGCGCCCAGTTGGAGCAGATGCGCCGCGCGCTCCCGCCCGGCAGTGTCCCGGAGGACGCCGAGGAGCAGCACACCGGCGGCCGCTCGGGCGGACCGTACCTGTAGAGACCCGGAACAGCAGAAGGGCCCGGCGGATTCGGTCCGCCGGGCCCTTCTCGTAAGCCGACTACTGCGGCGGCTCGCCCGTGGAGACGCTCAGCGAGACCTCGCCCATGGTCTTCGGGTCGACATCCGTGCCCGGCGCGGGGAACTGGTCGAGGACCGTGCCGTCGCCCCAGGTGTTGTTGTCTTCCTTCTTCACCGAGTACCGCCAGCTCGCGGCCTGGAAGCACGCCTTCACGGAGTCGATGTTCTTGTACCGGAAGTCGGGCAG comes from the Streptomyces seoulensis genome and includes:
- a CDS encoding bacterial proteasome activator family protein; the encoded protein is MEMPRNERSPENPQILVVGQDGMALGGGTDEGSREIPVTDQVEQPAKVMRIGSMIKQLLEEVRAAPLDEASRVRLKEIHASSVKELEDGLAPELVAELERLSLPFTDEATPSDAELRIAQAQLVGWLEGLFHGIQTTLFAQQMAARAQLEQMRRALPPGSVPEDAEEQHTGGRSGGPYL